A region of Methyloversatilis discipulorum DNA encodes the following proteins:
- a CDS encoding S1C family serine protease → MSKRPQQIRSYRDFFVAVVFVLVVRPGVVEATPTRAFEAVAPALLSLRTHAPGNDKALSQGSAFLVDADGRAVTAFHVVKDTVEQPAERLLRYRTMDGEEGTASVLAVDLINDVAIIATDLKGRSHLRLPEGDVRLPRPGDTLYAFGDPLGLGMYMTAGSYGGPSAGSGRGRLRYGGALNPGMSGGPTVSADGALVGVNVSKVLFSEAIGFLSGIEGVNRIYREALAAPAGAGQTDLRAVVAHRVKDHLDAFSAQITPPWKPVQLGTYHFHVPSSDNWICSARAKDIKPDSRYDRRGIGCRFVAGIEELDGRALTRVGISATYLAAIRLHPMHLASIVRTEVREARGWYDTRKVVGQRCEDRTLKGAESAFPLRLIWCASPMRNTTDRYNFTITAVTQDDDDKALIVAFDVEGVSWQHGMTMTERLIKGMNKAETHAVARSH, encoded by the coding sequence ATGAGCAAACGGCCTCAACAAATTCGTAGCTATCGCGACTTTTTCGTTGCGGTGGTCTTCGTATTGGTCGTTAGGCCCGGTGTCGTCGAGGCGACGCCGACGCGCGCATTCGAGGCGGTCGCGCCGGCGCTGCTGTCCTTGCGCACACACGCGCCCGGAAACGACAAAGCCCTGTCACAGGGCAGTGCCTTCCTCGTTGACGCCGATGGCCGGGCGGTCACCGCGTTCCACGTCGTGAAGGACACTGTCGAACAACCGGCGGAGCGCCTGCTGCGCTATCGCACCATGGACGGTGAAGAAGGCACAGCCTCGGTGCTGGCGGTGGATCTGATCAACGACGTTGCGATCATCGCGACTGATCTCAAAGGCCGCTCACACCTCAGACTGCCCGAGGGCGACGTTCGCCTGCCTCGCCCTGGCGACACGCTTTACGCCTTCGGCGACCCTCTCGGACTCGGCATGTACATGACCGCGGGCTCCTACGGCGGCCCGTCCGCTGGTTCCGGACGCGGCCGACTGCGTTACGGTGGCGCGCTCAATCCGGGAATGAGTGGTGGCCCCACCGTGAGCGCTGATGGCGCTCTGGTCGGCGTGAATGTATCGAAGGTTCTGTTCAGCGAAGCGATCGGATTCCTGAGCGGCATCGAAGGGGTCAACCGCATATACCGCGAAGCGCTCGCAGCGCCGGCCGGCGCCGGGCAGACGGATCTGCGCGCGGTCGTGGCCCACCGCGTCAAGGACCACCTCGACGCCTTCTCGGCGCAGATCACCCCGCCGTGGAAGCCGGTGCAACTGGGTACGTATCACTTCCACGTGCCATCCAGCGACAACTGGATCTGCAGCGCACGGGCAAAGGACATCAAGCCGGACAGCCGTTACGACCGGCGGGGGATTGGATGCCGTTTCGTGGCCGGCATCGAAGAACTCGACGGACGCGCTCTCACGCGGGTTGGCATCAGCGCCACCTACCTGGCTGCCATACGCCTGCATCCGATGCATCTTGCGTCGATCGTACGCACCGAAGTCCGCGAGGCACGTGGCTGGTACGACACTCGCAAGGTTGTCGGACAGCGCTGCGAAGACCGCACGCTCAAGGGCGCGGAGTCTGCGTTCCCGCTTCGTCTGATCTGGTGTGCATCACCGATGCGCAATACTACGGACCGGTACAACTTCACCATTACCGCAGTCACGCAGGACGACGATGACAAAGCCCTCATCGTCGCATTCGATGTTGAAGGCGTGAGCTGGCAGCACGGCATGACCATGACCGAGCGGCTGATCAAGGGCATGAACAAGGCGGAAACCCATGCTGTCGCTCGTTCTCACTGA
- a CDS encoding FHA domain-containing protein codes for MLSLVLTDSQRPDAPLRRVGIDTLPVTLGGSPDCDIALDDPALSDWSGTLRRAKDGRLWLRGNTAMLRAGENQPMCSELEIRPGVALELGRLRLLLESIGPATARPESSIGRGHFLRAPLAMLAILSAVFLEIWMNAHGPRPFDKILSNLVVTGALIGILLLVALCIDKLIGRAFDASATLIRLSAVFVLIVGGEAGYSMASFALGLPPLNLNDAATISLWSLGLGLALLSPSFSLLRRWRRSHNLAPFLTIALLLSGSGTVMALHDADDTRQTSIGQTFPPSFRLIGIEDASEVLAELQGMHESLEKMRRDAPPVQAED; via the coding sequence ATGCTGTCGCTCGTTCTCACTGACTCCCAAAGGCCGGATGCTCCGCTGCGGCGCGTCGGCATCGACACACTGCCAGTTACTTTGGGCGGTAGCCCCGACTGCGACATCGCTCTGGACGATCCGGCGCTATCCGACTGGTCTGGCACACTGAGGCGCGCGAAAGACGGGCGGCTTTGGCTGAGGGGCAATACCGCCATGCTGCGCGCGGGGGAAAACCAACCCATGTGCAGTGAGCTCGAGATCAGGCCCGGGGTGGCGCTGGAGCTTGGCCGCCTCCGCCTGCTGCTTGAATCGATCGGGCCAGCGACGGCCAGGCCGGAATCGTCCATCGGACGTGGGCACTTTCTGCGCGCGCCATTGGCCATGCTCGCGATCCTGTCTGCCGTCTTCCTCGAAATCTGGATGAATGCACACGGGCCGCGTCCGTTCGACAAGATCCTGTCGAACCTGGTGGTGACAGGCGCGCTGATCGGCATCCTGCTGCTTGTGGCGTTGTGCATCGACAAGCTCATCGGACGCGCCTTCGACGCAAGTGCCACCCTGATACGCCTGAGCGCGGTTTTTGTGCTGATCGTCGGCGGCGAAGCCGGCTATTCGATGGCCAGTTTTGCTCTTGGTCTTCCTCCTCTCAACCTGAATGACGCTGCGACCATCTCGCTCTGGTCGCTCGGCCTGGGCCTCGCGCTGCTGTCGCCTTCGTTCAGCCTACTGCGCCGCTGGCGCCGCTCGCACAACCTGGCCCCTTTTCTGACCATTGCCCTGCTTCTCTCGGGCAGCGGTACGGTCATGGCCCTGCACGACGCCGACGACACTCGTCAGACCTCGATAGGGCAAACTTTTCCACCGTCCTTCCGGCTGATCGGCATCGAGGATGCAAGCGAGGTTCTGGCTGAGCTGCAAGGCATGCACGAATCGCTGGAAAAGATGCGGCGCGATGCGCCGCCGGTGCAGGCAGAGGATTGA